GGGCAGGCTCGCAAACAGCGAGTCCACGAACCGCTCCTTGGCCGGCGTCGAGATGTCGAGGGTGTGGAGCGGTCGGTCGGCCTCGATGGCCGTCTCCATCGCCTCGACCACCGCGGGGTGGTTGTGGCCCAGCGCGAGCGTCCCCGCCCCGGCGAGACAGTCGTAGTACTCGTTGCCGTCCATATCGGTGACGACGACGCCGTCGGCCTCGCGTATCGCGAGTGGGAGATATCGCGGATAGGTCCGGGCGCTCGACTCCCGACTGGCCTGCTGGGAGAGTATCGCGCGATTGCTCTGGTAGCTCACGCCGGCCCACCTCCGGCGGCTGTGACCCGATACACCGGTTCTGTCGTGCTTGTCCGAGACATGCGATTTTAGGCTAGCCTAAAAATTATTTAAATTTAACGGACAGGTGTGTAATCTGGTACGTTAGCCGTCGCTCCCGGTGTCGCGAATCCGTCGCCGGTGCCAATCCGGGACGGTGTCCGGCTCCTGTGGCCGTGTTTTGTTCGGGCCGTCGCGTGCTTCAGTTCATCTTTGGCCTGCCTAAAAAATCATATACCTAACTACCAGTCCGTTGCCTGATAGGTAAAGCGACGACACCGCGGCGCCAGCGGTGTGGGCGGTCGGCACGGACGAGAGCGCGGTACTTTTGGGCGGGGGCCGACTCCTCTCAGGCATGAGCAACCACGCCGAGTTTCTGGCGGGCGAGCGCGTCGACGACGTCCTCTTTTTCCTCCACGAGGACGCCGTCTCGAACCCCGAAGCGCTGGCCGACTACGCCGACCGCGTCGACGACGGGCAAGTCCTGGTCCTGCCGGGCGACCGGGGCCGCAGCGCCTTCCAGTCCGCGACCGGCATCGACCCGATGGGGCTGGCCCAGCAGGCCATGAAGACCGAGGGCGAGGTCCACGACGACTGCACCGACGCGAACTGTCCCGTCGCCGAGGAAGAGCCCGAGGCAAACCACACGACGAAGTTCGTCTTCGCCTTCGCCGAGGCACAGAACGAGGAGGTCGGCGGCATGTACGCCGAGGGCGACGTCATCCACGCCTACGCCGTCTGTGCCTGCGGCGAGCGGTACTCCGATAAGTGGGTCGTCGAGGTGTGACGAGTCCCACCGTCGACCGTCGGCACGCTGCAGGACGGTCGACAGCGGTCAGAACAGACCGACGACACCGAGCAGCAGGAGCACCAGCCCGAGCGCGACGAGCAGCTGGCCGCGGAGTTGAATCGACCGACGCGCCTGTGCCGCCGCGGCCTCGGGGTCCGATTCGATAGTGGCGGGCGACGCCCATCCCATGCCGAAACGGTCCGGGTAGTAGACGCCGATACCGCCGAGTACGACGAAGAAGACCCCGAACAGTATCGCCGCCCCAGCGCCTGCCATGGGCGTTCGGTCGGCCCGTCACCACTTACCCGTAGTGGTCCCGGAACGGTACTTGCTACCGTTCCGTGTCGACACCGTCGCGATGGGCACCGTCGTCCCGCCGCCGAGCGAGTAACACGGGTTCAGCCAGCCTGACGAGCAACGCCTTCGGCAGACCGGTCAACACGCTCCCGTCGTGGCGGTACGGCACGGCGACCTCCTCGCGCGTGACGCCGTGTCGGAGATGCTGGACGCCGTCGAGGAGGAACCAGCCGCCACAGAGGGCAAAGCCCGCGGCGAGCCACCACGACCCGCCCAACGAGACCAGGTATCCCGTGGCGACCAGAACCAGGAACCCCAACAGGACGTTGTCCGCGTAGTCGCCGACGACGGCGCCGGCGAGGTCGGCCGATAGTTTCAGTGCGAGGAACCCGGCGGCCGACCCAGCGGCGTAGCCGAGCGAGCCGTCGACGACATAGATGGTCACGCCGACGAGCAGGGCCGTGACGACGTTACCGGTGACATCGAGGTCGTCGGGAACAAGCCGGGGGAGGGCTGGTGACATCAGCTTTCGTGTCGGAGACCGGACGTATCAGCGTTGCGGACCCCGAGGCCGGCCACCGACGCCGTACGGGTTCGCGTCGCTCACCGTTCCAGTTCGAGACGCGCGCCGCTCGCTACTCCTCGTCTTCCTCCTCGGGCAGCCGCTTGAACGCGTCGACGATAGCCTGTTTCGCAACCGCACCCTGTGTGGTCCAGTGGTGGGCGTAGTCCATCATGTCGTCGTAGATGTCGGGCTTGCAGCCGGCGGCCTTGGGGTGGCCGCCGCCGTTGACCTGCCGGGCGACCTCGTGGGCGCGCTCGAAGTCGTCGGTGCCACGAATCGAGGCCGAGCCGGCGGGCTTGACGATGACGGCGGCGTCGGCGCCCCGCTCGCGCAGCGCCTCGGCGACCTCGTTTTGCGAGCAGCGGCCGTAGGTGACGCCGACGGTCCACTCGCCGACCTCGCGCAGCTCCGCGCGCTCGACGGCCTTCTCGATGAGGGCCTCCTTCTCGACGCGCTTCTCCGCGAGGAACTCCCTGACTTCCGGCGAGAGGTCCGGCCCGTGCTCGGCGACGGCCTCGATGTACTCCTCGGGTTCGGCCCAGTAGGAGAAGTCGGCGAGGTCGTCGCTGCGCTCGTCGTCGCGAATCCAGAGGTCGTGGTCCCGCGTGACGGCGGCCAGTTGTGCCCACTGCTCGCCGAACTCGTGGTCGAGCTGTTCGAGGGCCACGTCGGCGGTACAGACCTCCTCGGAGTCGCCCACGGTTCGGGAAACGCCCGACTCGTCGACGAGCGCGCCGAGGTCGTCGTCCCACTGGTGGTGGTCGAACCACGTGACAGCGTCGACGTGGTCGACCAGGTCCGCGAGCGCGCCCAGGTCGTCCTCGCTGTCGGGACAGAGGTCACAGACGAACACCGCCGCGTCGGGCTCTGCGTACTCGGCGGCCCAGGCGAGCGCTTCCTGGAGGTTGTGCGGCCCGGCGGGCAGGAGTGCCCCGGCACCGTGGGCTTCGCGAACGAGCGCCGTACAGGCCAGCCCGTCGGCGTCCGGGTCGGCGATGACCACGACGCCCGCGCCGGTGAGCGTCTCGGCGGCCTCCGCCTCGCGCTGTTCCTCCTCGAACGAATCCGGATAGAAAAAGCCCTCACCGGGGAGCACTGATTTGCGGCCGATAGAGAGACGGTCGTCGTCGATGAGCCAGTCGTCCATGCCCGCATGTGCCAGTCAGCGGCAATGAACCCGGCGGTCCGGATTTCGCCACGCGAAATCCGGGGCACGGTGACCCGTGGGCGCGTCAGTCGCAGCGGCTCAGACCTCCTGGCGCTCGGGGTTGGCCTCGCCTTCGAGCTGGCGGACCGACAGCACCGGCATCGGCGCGTGGCGGACGATTTCCTCGGCGACGCTGCCGAGCAAGAACCCGTGGTCGCCGTGGCGGCCCCGGGTCCCGGTCGCGATGAGGTCGGCGTCCACGTCCTCGGCGTAGGTGCGTATCTCGTCGGCCGGATCGCCGTGGCGAACCGCCGTGACCACGTCGCCGTCGCCGTCGGCCTGGGCCGCCTCCCGGACGAAGGTGAGCGCGCGACCGCCGGTCGTCGCGAGGGCCCGCTCCAGTACGTCGCGGACATCGTCGGGCGTGGACTCGACTTCACCTTCGTCGACGACGTACAGCGCGTGGACGGTCGCGTCGAACTTCGCGGCGAGGTCGAGGGCGGCTTCGACGGCGCGCTGTGCGCTGCCCGAGCCGTCCGTCGCGATGACCACCGTGTCGAACATACGCCATGCTGGGCGGGCGACGCTCAAAAAGGCCACCCATCATCGCCCGCACCGAAAGCGATGGGTGGCTTTTTGCCGGGCGCGGTCACAGACAGTGGTGATGGACATCGACCTCGTGCTCGTCCCGGTCGACGGGAGCGACCGGTCAGAGCAAGCAGCGGCGTACGCGACCGCCATCGCCGAGCGGTACGACGCCGGCCTCCACCTCTTGTTCGTGCTGGACGAACGACTGCGACGGGACCTCGATAAGGGGACTGTCGACGCGGAGTCGGTCGCACAGGACCACCGGGAGTTCACGCGACGGGTCCGCGAGCGGTCCCACGAACTGGGCCACGACGTGACGCTCGACACCTCGACGGCGACGGCGTTCTCGCAGAAACGGCTGCTACAAAATCCCGGGAGCGTCGTG
This is a stretch of genomic DNA from Halomicroarcula saliterrae. It encodes these proteins:
- a CDS encoding DUF5807 family protein, which produces MSNHAEFLAGERVDDVLFFLHEDAVSNPEALADYADRVDDGQVLVLPGDRGRSAFQSATGIDPMGLAQQAMKTEGEVHDDCTDANCPVAEEEPEANHTTKFVFAFAEAQNEEVGGMYAEGDVIHAYAVCACGERYSDKWVVEV
- a CDS encoding DHH family phosphoesterase — protein: MDDWLIDDDRLSIGRKSVLPGEGFFYPDSFEEEQREAEAAETLTGAGVVVIADPDADGLACTALVREAHGAGALLPAGPHNLQEALAWAAEYAEPDAAVFVCDLCPDSEDDLGALADLVDHVDAVTWFDHHQWDDDLGALVDESGVSRTVGDSEEVCTADVALEQLDHEFGEQWAQLAAVTRDHDLWIRDDERSDDLADFSYWAEPEEYIEAVAEHGPDLSPEVREFLAEKRVEKEALIEKAVERAELREVGEWTVGVTYGRCSQNEVAEALRERGADAAVIVKPAGSASIRGTDDFERAHEVARQVNGGGHPKAAGCKPDIYDDMMDYAHHWTTQGAVAKQAIVDAFKRLPEEEDEE
- a CDS encoding universal stress protein translates to MFDTVVIATDGSGSAQRAVEAALDLAAKFDATVHALYVVDEGEVESTPDDVRDVLERALATTGGRALTFVREAAQADGDGDVVTAVRHGDPADEIRTYAEDVDADLIATGTRGRHGDHGFLLGSVAEEIVRHAPMPVLSVRQLEGEANPERQEV
- a CDS encoding universal stress protein; its protein translation is MDIDLVLVPVDGSDRSEQAAAYATAIAERYDAGLHLLFVLDERLRRDLDKGTVDAESVAQDHREFTRRVRERSHELGHDVTLDTSTATAFSQKRLLQNPGSVVLDVAEDIDAEFLVIPRAASSDDAVGRAALYVLEYASQPVLSV